One Senegalimassilia faecalis genomic window, CGCGTTCATGGACGTGAAGTACGGGCTGGCGTCCTGAATGCGCGCGATAATCTCCTGGCCGCTGCCATACTTGTCGTAGCGGTCCATCTGCTTGAGCAGGTCGTCGTCGAAGCTTTGAACGCCAACGGACAGGCGCTGCACGCGCCCCTGCAGCTTGTCAAGGTAGCGGGGAATCAGATGGTTCGGGTTCGTTTCGCTGGAAACTTCCTTGATGCTGAACAGCTCACGCGCCTGATCGATGGTGTCGCACAGTTCATCGATCATGATGGTGGGCGTGCCGCCGCCAATGTAGACGCTGTCGAAGTCGTAGCCCAAGTCCTTCAGCATGCGCATTTCCTTGCGCATGTTCTCGAAGTACGGGCGTGCGCGCTCCTCGGAGAACGGGAAGCGGTTGAAGCTGCAATACGGGCACAAGCGCTCGCAAAACGGCACGTGCATGTACAGCATATAGCGCTGACCAGGCACGGGAGCCGGCATCGTCACTTCATCGGTCGGTTTCAGTTTCAGGTATTGGTTCGTGCACTGGCGAACCACCGTGGTAAGCAAACGCTCGGACAGCATGTTTCGCGTGCTCCTTCTCTCGTCATAAGTAAACGGTAGGAATTATATCCTACCGTTTAAGTCTCATATAATCTTGACGAAGCCTTCAAGCAGTCAGCTCGAGTTCTTCACCGTCCAAGCGCGCCGCGCGGACAGACGCGCCAAGCGTGCCGTTTACGCCCAGGCACCGCGACCGGCGGCCGCCTTCGCACCGATGTCGGTGCGAAGCTGCTTGCCCTCGAAATTGATGACGTCGCAAGCCTCGTAGGCCTTTTCGCGCGCCTCGTCGAACGTCTTGCCAAGCGCAACCACGTTCAACACGCGCCCGCCGGCCGTAACCAGCTCGCCATCGGCGTTGCGGGCGGTGCCGGCATGGAACACCGTCACGCCGTCCATGGCCTCGGCGTCCTCGACGCCGAGGATGACCTTGCCCTTCTCGTACTTGCCCGGGTAGCCCGCCGAAGCAAGTACCACGCACACGGCCCATTGGTCGTCCCACGTCAGGTCGATGTCGTCGGGACGGCCTTCGGCCACGGCCATCATCACGTCCACCAGATCGTTCTGCAAACGCGGCAGCACCACCTGCGTTTCCGGATCGCCGAAGCGGGCGTTGTACTCAAGCACCTTCGGGCCTTCGGGCGTCAGCATGAAGCCGCCGTACAGCACGCCGCGGTAGTCGTGCTCAAACGGCGCGCGGGCCGTTGCAGCCGCGGCCGTCTGCATGACCTGCTGCATGGCCTCAAGCTCTTCGGGCGTCACAATCGGCACCGGCGAGTACACGCCCATGCCGCCGGTGTTCGGACCCTTGTCGCCATCGAAAGCGCGCTTGTGGTCCTGCGCCGTTGCCATGCAATGCGCCTTGCCGCCGGAAACGAACGCCAGAAGCGAGCACTCGGGGCCGGTCAGGCACTCCTCCACCAGCACCTTCGAGCCTGCGTCGCCGAACGCACCGTCGAAGCAGCTGCGAACGGCTTCTTCGGCCTCTTCGATGGTTTGCGCAACCACAACGCCCTTGCCAGCGGCCAGGCCGTCGGCCTTCACCACAACGGGGGCACCCAGCTCGCGCACGTAGGCCAGCGCCGGCTCAAGCTCGGTGAAGCTGCCGTAGCGCGCCGTGGGGATGCCGTTGGCCTCCATGAATTCCTTGCTGTAGGTTTTGCTACCCTCAAGCTGCGCACCCTGCGCGTCGGGGCCGAACACGGCCACGCCAGCCGCGCGCAGCACGTCGGCCACGCCGGCAACCAGCGGGGCTTCCGGGCCGATGACCACCAGGTCGATGGAGTGCTGCTGCACAAAGGCCAGCACCGCTTCGCCATCTTCGGCATTCAAGCCCGCAACGTTTTGCGCGATGTCGGACGTGCCGCCGTTGCCGGGAGCAACGAAAAGCTCGTCAGTGCGCGCAGATTTAGCCAACGCCCATGTGATGGCATGCTCGCGACCGCCGCCGCCCAAGACCAGGATGTTCATGAATGACAACCTCCCAAGTGTCCGAATGTCGTTTTCCGAGGTAATACGCGCGTGCGGGCCTGCAGCTTAGCAGCCCCGCACGATAATGCACTTCTATTTCACGCTGATGCCGACAAGCAAGGTTTAGCCCTGCCAGCCGCGCATGATGGTTTGGTCGCGATCGGGGCCAACGGCCACGATGCTGATCGGCACGCCAATGGTGCGCTCGAGGTATTCCACGTAGGACTTGGCGTTTTCCGGCAGCTCGTCGAACGTGCGGCACCCGGTGATGTCCTCGCCCTTCCAGCCCGGCAGCTCCTCGTAGATGGGCTTGGCGTGGAACAGCACGCTTTGCTGCATGGGGAAATAATCGTAGCGCTCGCCGTTGCACTCATAGGCAACGCACACCTTGATGGTATCGAACGCGGAAAGCACGTCGAGCTTCGTGAGCGCCACGTCCGTCAGGCCGTTCACGTCAGCCGCATAGCGCGCGATGACCGCGTCGAACCAGCCACAACGGCGCTTGCGGCCGGTGGTCACGCCGTATTCGTGGCCCACCTGGCACAGTGTTTCGCCCTCTTCGGCCTCGATGCCTTCGCCACCGTCTTCAGCGTACTTGAGCTCGGTAGGGAAAGGACCGCCGCCGACGCGCGTGATGTAGGCCTTCTGAATGCCCAGCACGCGGTCGATGTTGACCGGGCCCACGCCCGAACCCGTGGCTGCGCCGCCGGCGCAGCACGAAGAGGACGTGACGTAGGGGTACGTGCCATGGTCGATGTCGAGCAGCGTGCCTTGCGCGCCCTCGAACAGGATGGACTTGCCGGCGCGCACGGCGTCGTTGAGCATCTGGCTGGTTTCGGCCATGTATTGCTTGAGGATGCGGGCGTACGGCAGGTACTCTTCGCAAATCTCCTCCACCGTGTAGGTGTGCAGGCCATAGATCTTCTCGAGGATGGCGTTTTTCTGCACCAGCGCCGTTTCAACCTTCAGGCGGAAAATCTTCTCGTCCATAAGGTCTTGGATGCGGATGCCTTTGCGGGCAACCTTGTCCTGGTAGCACGGGCCGATGCCGCGCTTCGTGGTGCCGATTTTGTGCTCGCCCAGGCTTTTCTCGTCCGCGCCGTCAAGGTCTTTGTGGTACGGCATGATCACATGCGCGTCGCAGCTGATCTTGAGGTTCTTGCAGGAGATGCCCTCGGCTTCCAACATGGCCATTTCCTTGACCAGCACGCCGGGGTCGACCACAACGCCGTTGCCGATGACCGGGATGGCGTTCTCGTACATGACGCCGGACGGCATCAGGTGCAGCGCCAGCTTCTTGTCGCCGTGAATCACGGTGTGGCCGGCGTTGTTGCCGCCCTGATAACGAACGACGTAGTCGTATTTGCTTGCGATAAGATCGGTAATCTTGCCTTTACCTTCGTCGCCCCACTGGGCGCCAACCAGAACGGTGTTCGGCATGTGTGCGCATCCTTTCAGTTACTGTGTCGCAACCCTCACAGTTTACTACAGAACCACTTCATTCAACGACGAATCGGCCAGGCGCATCGTATCGACGATTTCTTCATGGCACGTCAACATGATCACCTGGCGATGACAGGCCAGCTCCGCCAGCGCGCGAGCGGCGGCCACGCGGCGCTTGGAGTCGAAATTCACCAGAATGTCGTCGGCGATGATGGGGATGTTGCGCCCCACGTTGTCGGCCGTGATAAGCAACGCGATGCGCAGCGCCAGGTACAGCTGCTGGCACGTACCCAGCGAAAGGTGCACCGGTTCGCGCGTGGTCAGCATGTCGTTGGAAACCTGCAGGCGGCCTTCCCTGCTCATGGAGACGCTTGTCCATTTGCCGTCGGTCATGTCGGCAAGCAGCTTGCTGGCGCGCGCATACACCTCGGGCTGGCTTTTGCTCTCCCATGCCGCGATGGCTGTTTCCAGCATGCGGCGCGCAAGCAGCAGCTTGGCGAATTCCATGGCGCTCCGATCGCGGCGCGTTTGCAGCTCTTGGTAGCGCAGCTTGAGCTCGTCGAACGCGCGCTCCGATCTGCCGTACGCCAGAATTTGGCTAAGCTCGCCATAACGCCTGTTCAGATGCTCGCTGTTTTCCATTAAGCCCTCGCGCTGCCGCGTTTTGCGCGCGACGAACGCGTCCACGGCCTCGATGGTGCCGCGCTCGGGGCGGAAACCCATGTCCCCGTACAGCGCGTTGCGGGTGTTTGTGGACGCATCCAGCGTTTCCTCAAGCGCCGTGCGTCGCGACACCAGCGCTTGCCGGCGCTGCAGGTACAGCGCGTTGTTGGCGCGCATGTCGTGCGCCTCGTCCAGAAGCGTGCGCGCGTGGCGCAGCGAGTCTTTCGCTTCCGAAAGGCCCATCTCCGCCAGCTCGTTTTCCACGCGCACACGGTGTTGCTCCTGCTCAGCGCAACAAGTTTCAAGCTTTTTCTTGTCCTGCAACATCACCCAGCGCGCATCTTGCACGCGCGCATCTGCCGCTTCGGCCTTCTTGTTCGGCTTGAACAGCAGCGCCAGGGAAGCCGCCGCCAGAATGACCGCCACCAACACCAGGCAGAAGCCCAGCGCCGTGAACGACAGGCTGGTGATTTCGCGGCCGTGCATGAACAGAGGAATGCCCGCGGACATGAACGCCACCGGCAGCGCGATGGACAGCGCTACCTGCACGTATTGCTGCCGACGCGCCGCCTGGGCAATTGCCTGCTCGTCATCGGCCTCAAGCAGCGCCTCATACGACGCCTTCGAGGTGGCGAAATTGTCGCGTGCCAGGTCAACGGCGTGTTCGAACTTGGCGTTTTCGGCCGCCAGCACCTCGATGCGGTCGCGCAGGTGCCGCTCTTCGGTGGCCGTGATGCCCGCAAGCTGCACCGCGTGCTCTTTCTGGGCCGAACGGTGCTCGCGACGCAGGTCGTCTTCCTGCTCGCGCAGATCCGCAATCTTCGCCTGCAGATCGCCCGTTTCAGCTTCCAGCTTCTCAAGCGTCTTGCGGTTTGCCGTCAGCATCTCGATTGATGCGTTCAGCTCGCTGATTTTCGTCAGCAGGTCCTCGCGCTGAGGGGCAAGCTCGGCGAACTCTTCGCTTTCGCGCTTGAGCTTCTCGACGCGCTCCGTCTCCTGCGCAATCTGCTCGCGAACAGCATTCTGCTCGCGCTCGATGTTCACCAGAGAGTTTTCCGCCGCCTGGGCACGCGACGTGAACGAGGCCAAACGCTGCTGCAGCTCCGCCAGCGCATGCGCCGGCGACGCGCCCGTGCCCGAACCCGCCGTCAGCAGCTTCGCCGCCACATCGGACGTGTTCTTCAAGCGGCGCAGCTCATCGCTTGAAAGGCTGAACATGGTGCGATACGTTTCGCGGTCGATGTCGGCCGCCACGGAAACGTCCCCCTGTAGCCCATCGGCGTTGCGCACGCGCGTGACCTGCGCCGTTTCGCCCGTTTGTTCATCGGCGAACACCAGCGTGCCTGAGCGCTCCGCGTTTGCCGGCTTGTACGTGTTGCGCAGGCCGCGCGCCTCTTCCCAACCGAACAGCACGCCGCCCACAAACTGCGACAACGTGGTTTTGCCCGCCTCGTTTTGACCGAACACCACATTCAGATGCGGCCCGAATGGCCCCACCACGCGGTTCGAGAACGCGCCGAACACATCGATTTTCGCATGCTTCAAATACTTGCCGCTCATTGGTCGTCACCCCAAGACAGCAGGTCAAGCACCAAATTCTCGGCCTCTTTCGTCAGCTTGTCCACTTTACCAGCGCACGCAGCGGGCATCTGCAGGTTGCGGTCGATGAACTCGGCCTGCAAAAACGCCACTGCATCTTCCTTGTTCTCGATTTGATCGTCGGCCACGCGCATCAACACCGCCGGGAACAGCCCTTCAGAGCGAAGCGCCTGCTCATCGCGCGGTTCGACCGTCGCGTCCACCAGCGTGTCGCAGAAAAACGACGAGTACGAGTCATTCACGTGCTTGCGCAAGTCCTCGATGACGTCCGGACGGCTCAGCACCTCGTGCAGCTTCGTTTTGCCCACCAGCGTGATGCGGGAGATCATCTCCTCGCAATGCGCTTTGCCGTTGGCGCGGAACTGCTCGCGCATAATCTTGTCGCCCACCTCGGGCAACGTTGCGCATTCCTCGACGTTCACGTCAAGGCGCTGCCACACCACGCTTGCCGTGGGGATATATTCCAGCTGCGGCGCGGCGCCTTCCGCAAGCGTCACGGCCATCACACCGCGCGTGCCCGTCTCCTTGATGTCGCGCCCCTGGATGCACCCCGAGAACGCTATGCGCGGATTTTCCTTGCTGGGATAGAGGTAACGCATATGAATATGCCCGCACGCCCAGTAATCCATGCCGGCGTTCATAAGCACCGAAGGGTTCACCGGCGCCTTGATGGGGTCAAGGTTCAGCCCCGTGTGCAGAACGCCGATGGAAAACGGTGCCTCGGCCACACGCGGACGAGCAGGCGAAAGCGCCTGGATGGCCGCTTGGCGCGTCAGGCCATCGGCGATGCACTCGTCCATGGGCCACGTTTGGTTATAGTAGCCGCGCCCCGCGATGATGCACGCAGGCTGGCCGTCTTTCTCGAACAGCTCGAACCCGGGGTGGTCGGCCGCAAGCATGCGCACGTTGTCCGGCAGCGCGAACATACTTTGCTGCCACGACGTGAACGGATCGTGGTTGCCCGTGATCATGTACACGGGAATGCCCGCGGCGCCAAGCGTGCGCATTCCCTCGAAAAAGTGCAGGTAGTCGCCATACGACGCGCGCGAAGCATCGAAGATGTCGCCCGCAATCACCACAAAGTCCACCTGCCGCTTCACCGCCGCATCGATCATACGGTCGAACGATTCGGCGATAGCCTGAATCAGCCGCGCGGCCCACAACTCGGAAACCTGCGCAAGCCCGCGAAAAGGCGCGCCAAGGTGAAGGTCGGCGGAATGAAGGAATGTCAGGCTCTTCGTCATGCAGCAGGCACGGCTCCTATCTTTTGCGTTGCTTCTTACATATACCCGGGCACGCGAGAATCGTCAACGAAGTCCATGAAGCGCGTGTACTCGGCGTTGAACGCCAGCGTGATGTCGCGCGTGGGGCCGTTGCGGTGCTTCGCCACGATCAGCTCGGCCGTTCCCAGGTCGGGGCGATCTTCGCTTTCAGCCTCCATCTCGTCCATGCTTCGGTCGATGAACATAACGATGTCGGCGTCTTGCTCGATAGCGCCGGATTCACGCAGGTCGGAAAGCATGGGGCGCTTCTTGCCGCGCATCTCAACGGCACGGGACAGCTGCGACAGAGCAATAACGGGCATGTCCATCTCCTTGGCAAGCACCTTCAAGCCACGCGAGATTTCTGCGACCTCAACGGCGCGGTTGCCGTCGCGGCGAGCCTGCGGAGGCTGCATAAGCTGCAAGTAGTCAACGATGATGAGGCCTTTTTCCGCGTCGCGCAGTTCGCGGCGGGCCTTTGCGCGCAGCTCCAAGATGGAAAGCGCCGGCGTGTCGTCGAACTCGATTTTCAACTTCGAAAGGTTACTCGAAGCCTCGATGATGGCCGCCCAGTCGGCGTCTTGCACCTGACCTGCGCGCAGCTTCGACAAGCTGACGCGCGCTTCCGAGGCCAAAACACGTTGTACCAGCTGAGAGGCGCTCATTTCCAGCGACAGGAACGCCACGGTTGCGCCCAGCTTCGCTGCGCTGGTTGCAAGGTTCAACGCGAACGCCGTCTTGCCGACACCAGGACGCGCCGCAAGAATAACCAGGTCGCCGCCGCGGAAACCGTGAAACAGGTCATCAACGTCTTTGAAACCAGATGCCACGCCGGAAATCTTGTTCTCCTGCGCCGCCATTTCCTGCAATTCTTCGAAGGCGTCGACCAGCAACGTGTCGATGCCCGTGAACGCCGACGAAACGCGCTGCTCGGTAACGCGGAACAGCGTTTTCTCCGCCGACTCCACCACCACGCCTAAATCGTCGGGAGCATCGTAGGCCATGGCC contains:
- the purD gene encoding phosphoribosylamine--glycine ligase; amino-acid sequence: MNILVLGGGGREHAITWALAKSARTDELFVAPGNGGTSDIAQNVAGLNAEDGEAVLAFVQQHSIDLVVIGPEAPLVAGVADVLRAAGVAVFGPDAQGAQLEGSKTYSKEFMEANGIPTARYGSFTELEPALAYVRELGAPVVVKADGLAAGKGVVVAQTIEEAEEAVRSCFDGAFGDAGSKVLVEECLTGPECSLLAFVSGGKAHCMATAQDHKRAFDGDKGPNTGGMGVYSPVPIVTPEELEAMQQVMQTAAAATARAPFEHDYRGVLYGGFMLTPEGPKVLEYNARFGDPETQVVLPRLQNDLVDVMMAVAEGRPDDIDLTWDDQWAVCVVLASAGYPGKYEKGKVILGVEDAEAMDGVTVFHAGTARNADGELVTAGGRVLNVVALGKTFDEAREKAYEACDVINFEGKQLRTDIGAKAAAGRGAWA
- a CDS encoding adenylosuccinate synthase, with the translated sequence MPNTVLVGAQWGDEGKGKITDLIASKYDYVVRYQGGNNAGHTVIHGDKKLALHLMPSGVMYENAIPVIGNGVVVDPGVLVKEMAMLEAEGISCKNLKISCDAHVIMPYHKDLDGADEKSLGEHKIGTTKRGIGPCYQDKVARKGIRIQDLMDEKIFRLKVETALVQKNAILEKIYGLHTYTVEEICEEYLPYARILKQYMAETSQMLNDAVRAGKSILFEGAQGTLLDIDHGTYPYVTSSSCCAGGAATGSGVGPVNIDRVLGIQKAYITRVGGGPFPTELKYAEDGGEGIEAEEGETLCQVGHEYGVTTGRKRRCGWFDAVIARYAADVNGLTDVALTKLDVLSAFDTIKVCVAYECNGERYDYFPMQQSVLFHAKPIYEELPGWKGEDITGCRTFDELPENAKSYVEYLERTIGVPISIVAVGPDRDQTIMRGWQG
- a CDS encoding ATP-binding protein gives rise to the protein MSGKYLKHAKIDVFGAFSNRVVGPFGPHLNVVFGQNEAGKTTLSQFVGGVLFGWEEARGLRNTYKPANAERSGTLVFADEQTGETAQVTRVRNADGLQGDVSVAADIDRETYRTMFSLSSDELRRLKNTSDVAAKLLTAGSGTGASPAHALAELQQRLASFTSRAQAAENSLVNIEREQNAVREQIAQETERVEKLKRESEEFAELAPQREDLLTKISELNASIEMLTANRKTLEKLEAETGDLQAKIADLREQEDDLRREHRSAQKEHAVQLAGITATEERHLRDRIEVLAAENAKFEHAVDLARDNFATSKASYEALLEADDEQAIAQAARRQQYVQVALSIALPVAFMSAGIPLFMHGREITSLSFTALGFCLVLVAVILAAASLALLFKPNKKAEAADARVQDARWVMLQDKKKLETCCAEQEQHRVRVENELAEMGLSEAKDSLRHARTLLDEAHDMRANNALYLQRRQALVSRRTALEETLDASTNTRNALYGDMGFRPERGTIEAVDAFVARKTRQREGLMENSEHLNRRYGELSQILAYGRSERAFDELKLRYQELQTRRDRSAMEFAKLLLARRMLETAIAAWESKSQPEVYARASKLLADMTDGKWTSVSMSREGRLQVSNDMLTTREPVHLSLGTCQQLYLALRIALLITADNVGRNIPIIADDILVNFDSKRRVAAARALAELACHRQVIMLTCHEEIVDTMRLADSSLNEVVL
- a CDS encoding metallophosphoesterase family protein → MTKSLTFLHSADLHLGAPFRGLAQVSELWAARLIQAIAESFDRMIDAAVKRQVDFVVIAGDIFDASRASYGDYLHFFEGMRTLGAAGIPVYMITGNHDPFTSWQQSMFALPDNVRMLAADHPGFELFEKDGQPACIIAGRGYYNQTWPMDECIADGLTRQAAIQALSPARPRVAEAPFSIGVLHTGLNLDPIKAPVNPSVLMNAGMDYWACGHIHMRYLYPSKENPRIAFSGCIQGRDIKETGTRGVMAVTLAEGAAPQLEYIPTASVVWQRLDVNVEECATLPEVGDKIMREQFRANGKAHCEEMISRITLVGKTKLHEVLSRPDVIEDLRKHVNDSYSSFFCDTLVDATVEPRDEQALRSEGLFPAVLMRVADDQIENKEDAVAFLQAEFIDRNLQMPAACAGKVDKLTKEAENLVLDLLSWGDDQ
- the dnaB gene encoding replicative DNA helicase, whose translation is MPVDVPYNPDFAPEVAGTQPNRKVEPQNIEAEKSVLAACMLTPAAIEDVAAKLVPENFYRASHQRIFESMVDLYVRHIPIDQISVADNLNAAGQLEAVGGRSYLLELSSNTFALTNWQNHVEIVKRTAILRDLIRASEEIKAMAYDAPDDLGVVVESAEKTLFRVTEQRVSSAFTGIDTLLVDAFEELQEMAAQENKISGVASGFKDVDDLFHGFRGGDLVILAARPGVGKTAFALNLATSAAKLGATVAFLSLEMSASQLVQRVLASEARVSLSKLRAGQVQDADWAAIIEASSNLSKLKIEFDDTPALSILELRAKARRELRDAEKGLIIVDYLQLMQPPQARRDGNRAVEVAEISRGLKVLAKEMDMPVIALSQLSRAVEMRGKKRPMLSDLRESGAIEQDADIVMFIDRSMDEMEAESEDRPDLGTAELIVAKHRNGPTRDITLAFNAEYTRFMDFVDDSRVPGYM